The following coding sequences lie in one Xanthomonas hortorum pv. pelargonii genomic window:
- a CDS encoding ion transporter, whose product MRPFSDPQLTPATDHGWRRQWFDIIYRHDTRPSRNFDLMLVVAILTSVVVIMIDSVPRIHSHSAHWLVPLEWAFTVLFTIEYALRLAVVRRPLHYALSIWGVIDLLSILPSYLSFFVPGAQTLLVVRVLRILRLFRILKLTRYIEESGQLVDALWRSRRKVLVFLFSVLTITVIAGATMYVIEGPQHGFTSIPTSMYWAIVTMATVGFGDLVPQTTLGRFVTSALILIGYSIIAVPTGIYTAELASTLREGGHAGKRDVRNCPRCGLESHAPDARYCRQCAEPLPELSNG is encoded by the coding sequence ATGCGCCCTTTCTCCGATCCTCAGCTCACCCCTGCCACCGACCACGGCTGGCGCCGGCAATGGTTCGACATCATCTACCGGCACGACACCCGCCCCTCGCGCAATTTCGATCTGATGCTGGTGGTGGCGATCCTCACCAGCGTGGTGGTGATCATGATCGACAGCGTGCCGCGCATCCACTCGCACTCGGCGCACTGGTTGGTGCCGCTGGAATGGGCGTTCACGGTGCTGTTCACCATCGAATACGCATTGCGCCTGGCGGTGGTGCGGCGCCCGCTGCATTACGCGCTCAGCATCTGGGGGGTGATCGATTTATTGTCGATCCTGCCCAGCTATCTGTCGTTCTTCGTGCCTGGTGCGCAGACGCTGCTGGTCGTGCGCGTGCTGCGCATCCTGCGCCTGTTCCGCATCCTCAAGCTCACCCGCTATATCGAAGAAAGCGGGCAACTGGTGGATGCGCTGTGGCGCAGCCGGCGCAAGGTGCTGGTGTTCCTGTTCAGCGTACTCACCATCACCGTGATCGCCGGTGCCACGATGTACGTGATCGAAGGCCCGCAACACGGGTTCACCAGCATCCCGACCAGCATGTACTGGGCCATCGTGACCATGGCCACAGTGGGCTTCGGCGACCTGGTGCCGCAGACCACGCTGGGCCGCTTCGTGACATCGGCCTTGATCCTGATCGGCTACAGCATCATCGCGGTGCCCACCGGCATCTACACCGCCGAACTGGCCAGCACGCTGCGCGAAGGCGGCCACGCCGGCAAGCGCGATGTCCGCAATTGCCCGCGTTGCGGGCTGGAAAGCCATGCGCCGGATGCGCGTTATTGCCGGCAATGTGCAGAGCCGCTGCCGGAACTCTCCAACGGCTAA
- a CDS encoding acetylornithine transaminase → MSTAADSPLSLAHYYLPVYRPRQVVLERGQGSRVWDDQGREYVDLSAGIAVSGLGHNDPDLMSALIEQAGKLWHTSNVFFSAPPLKLAEELVTASRFAQKVFLCNSGTEANEAAIKLVRKWASNQGRPADKRVIVTFRGSFHGRTLASVTATAQPKYQEGYEPLPGGFRYVDFNDVAALETAMAAGDVAAVMLEPIQGEGGVMPAEPGFLSRVRALCDQHDALLVLDEIQCGMGRTGTLFAHWQEQVTPDIVTLAKALGGGFPIGAMLAGPKVAETMQFGAHGTTFGGNPLAAAVARVALRKLASPQIAENVARQSAALRAGLDALNDEFGVFAQIRGRGLMLGAVLAPAYAGQAGAILDFAAKHGLLLLQAGPDVLRFVPALNLTDAELADGLERLRLAIAEYVAQQ, encoded by the coding sequence ATGAGCACCGCTGCCGATTCGCCCCTGTCCCTCGCGCATTACTACCTGCCGGTCTACCGCCCGCGCCAGGTGGTGCTGGAGCGTGGACAGGGCAGTCGCGTGTGGGACGACCAGGGCCGCGAGTATGTGGATCTATCCGCCGGTATCGCGGTCAGCGGGCTGGGCCATAACGACCCGGACCTGATGTCTGCGCTGATCGAGCAGGCCGGCAAGCTGTGGCACACCAGCAACGTGTTCTTCAGCGCACCGCCGCTGAAGCTGGCCGAGGAACTGGTCACTGCTTCGCGTTTCGCGCAGAAGGTTTTTCTCTGCAACTCGGGCACCGAGGCCAACGAGGCGGCGATCAAGCTGGTGCGCAAGTGGGCAAGCAATCAGGGCCGCCCGGCCGACAAGCGCGTCATCGTGACCTTCCGCGGCAGCTTCCATGGGCGCACCCTGGCCTCGGTCACTGCGACCGCACAGCCCAAGTATCAGGAAGGCTACGAGCCGCTGCCCGGCGGCTTTCGCTATGTGGATTTCAACGATGTGGCGGCACTGGAAACGGCCATGGCGGCGGGCGATGTCGCTGCAGTGATGCTGGAGCCGATTCAGGGCGAGGGCGGAGTGATGCCGGCTGAGCCGGGCTTTCTGAGCCGCGTGCGCGCGCTGTGCGATCAGCACGATGCGCTGCTGGTGCTGGACGAGATCCAGTGCGGCATGGGCCGTACCGGCACGCTGTTTGCGCACTGGCAGGAGCAGGTGACCCCGGACATCGTGACGCTGGCCAAGGCGCTGGGTGGCGGCTTCCCGATCGGCGCGATGCTGGCCGGCCCCAAGGTGGCCGAGACCATGCAGTTCGGCGCGCATGGCACCACCTTCGGCGGCAATCCGTTGGCCGCAGCGGTGGCGCGCGTGGCGCTGCGCAAGCTGGCCTCGCCGCAGATCGCCGAGAACGTGGCGCGGCAGTCGGCCGCGCTGCGCGCCGGTCTGGACGCGCTCAACGACGAGTTTGGCGTGTTCGCACAGATCCGCGGGCGCGGCTTGATGCTGGGTGCAGTGCTGGCCCCGGCGTATGCCGGGCAGGCCGGGGCGATCCTGGATTTTGCAGCCAAGCATGGCCTGCTGCTGTTGCAGGCAGGGCCGGATGTGCTGCGCTTCGTGCCGGCACTCAATCTGACCGATGCCGAGTTGGCTGATGGGTTGGAACGTTTGCGCCTTGCGATTGCCGAGTACGTCGCGCAGCAGTGA
- a CDS encoding HAD-IA family hydrolase: protein MPLAAPSLLLLDFDGVLACYSRPRRVAALAAAAACTPQRVQQVLFEQGLERAYDAGAIDTQDYLAQLSEGLGGVIDRATWIDARVAACRADPSVVAQVLAVSATTAVAVLTNNGPLMVEAIERIVRALFPLLQGRVLCSGALGGRKPDLQVYQRALAQLDATAAARTLFVDDLFVNVRGARAAGLHAETVRDARGLRRVLKRYGVA, encoded by the coding sequence ATGCCGCTTGCAGCACCCTCTCTGTTACTGCTCGATTTCGATGGCGTATTGGCCTGCTACTCGCGGCCGCGCCGCGTGGCTGCACTTGCTGCAGCAGCTGCCTGCACGCCGCAACGGGTGCAACAGGTGTTGTTCGAGCAAGGCCTGGAGCGTGCCTACGATGCCGGCGCGATCGACACGCAGGACTACCTGGCGCAGTTGAGCGAGGGGCTGGGCGGCGTGATCGATCGCGCCACCTGGATCGACGCACGCGTAGCGGCGTGCCGCGCGGACCCCTCGGTGGTGGCGCAGGTGCTGGCGGTATCGGCGACGACGGCCGTGGCGGTACTCACCAACAATGGGCCGTTGATGGTGGAGGCAATCGAGCGGATCGTGCGTGCGCTGTTTCCGTTATTGCAGGGCCGCGTGCTGTGCAGCGGCGCACTCGGCGGCCGCAAGCCCGACCTGCAGGTGTATCAGCGCGCGCTTGCACAGCTGGACGCCACTGCAGCAGCGCGCACCTTGTTTGTCGACGACCTGTTCGTCAACGTGCGTGGCGCGCGTGCAGCCGGCCTGCACGCGGAGACGGTGCGCGATGCGCGCGGCTTGCGGCGGGTGTTGAAGCGGTATGGAGTGGCGTAG